In the genome of Polaribacter atrinae, one region contains:
- a CDS encoding glycoside hydrolase family 2 TIM barrel-domain containing protein: MLKSTLITAQITLKNFNFKGAFYVLMLLLLSNSILGQQLDPITDYKSYIENEKVISENKLDTHSSFTSFTSEKNALSNTKIFTLNLDGIWQFKWVKNPKDRPVTFMNPDENTADWETIKVPSNWEVEGFGVPIYVNHQYEFADYKAPIAEDMELINGVYPKNPGNVPDNYNPVGSYRRTFTVAANWSDKEMFLHIGAIKSGGFVWINGKYIGYSQGSKLPAEFNVTKAIKPGKNTIAIQIFRWTDGSYLECQDFWRISGIERSISLYAQPKTRIQDIEVKSVLDSAYETGVFESNISIENHTSKKQKISVHYKILDDKNEVVLTKEVKANSLNSKKAVVNFKGLIKNVKQWSAEHPNLYTLLVELKDKKGKTLEVIPQKIGFRSVEIKNGLLLVNGQRITLKGVNTQEHNPETGHVVPESQILRDIQLWKENNINAVRLSHYPQQRRFYELCDEYGIYVVDEANIESHGMYYGEHSLAKKATWENAHVDRMVRMVQRDKNHASVIIWSMGNEAGNGINFYAGYKAIKANDATKRPVQYERPYKDEDGSLLDMDWNTDIIVPQYPSPATFEYIGKHKTDRPFIPSEYAHAMGNSTGNFQDYWDVIEQYDNLQGGFIWDWVDQSIWKTNSKGEKYYAFGGDYGENMPTDNSFLNNGIVFPDRTPQPALYEVKKAHEFINFKNSGYTKKDQLRIFIENLYDFTNLNTFDFVAKIKGDGKILKTIKINSIDVVPHIGKLVRVDLNDVQYKENTEYFLEISALTKDRWGILPKGYEVAHEQFNLTKKYQKSVSEIKNSTTLNIHKQPNGIKVSNSNIDLYFSKDEGRITTYKYKGKELLKEGKGPKPNFWRAVTDNDFGSQMHVKNIEWKKASLFSKVVKLEASTLDNGSVFLNVVYELPGVETTFVSKYTIYGNGVVKIDNTLNTTEYGADIPRIGMRMQLLKEFEEITFLGRGPWENYQDRNSAAFVDVYNSKVKNQYVPYIRPQENGYKTDVRWVALANTNNTGLLVLTNNIKKGLGISALHMPNEDFDTTAGLSYGGNTKINKEYQIDGIPKINASKHTIDIKEQDLVQLNIDLAQRGVAGDDSWYSKPQEKYLIKGDKKHNYSFYLIPFENSDKDALIEKSKMYIGE, translated from the coding sequence ATGTTAAAATCGACACTAATTACAGCACAAATTACCCTAAAAAATTTCAATTTTAAAGGCGCTTTTTATGTTTTGATGTTATTATTATTGAGCAATTCTATTCTAGGACAACAACTAGATCCTATTACGGATTATAAAAGCTATATAGAAAATGAAAAGGTAATTTCTGAAAACAAATTAGATACTCATAGTTCCTTTACCTCTTTTACTTCAGAAAAAAATGCACTGTCTAATACCAAAATATTTACACTAAATTTAGACGGAATTTGGCAATTCAAATGGGTAAAAAACCCTAAAGATAGACCTGTAACTTTTATGAATCCTGATGAAAATACAGCCGATTGGGAAACGATAAAAGTACCTTCTAATTGGGAAGTAGAAGGTTTTGGAGTGCCTATTTATGTAAATCATCAATATGAATTTGCAGATTACAAAGCCCCCATAGCAGAAGATATGGAACTTATAAATGGAGTGTATCCAAAAAACCCTGGTAATGTGCCAGACAATTACAATCCGGTTGGTTCTTACCGAAGAACATTTACTGTTGCCGCTAACTGGAGCGATAAAGAAATGTTTTTACACATTGGCGCAATAAAATCTGGTGGATTTGTTTGGATAAATGGCAAATATATTGGGTATTCTCAAGGCAGTAAATTACCAGCAGAATTTAATGTTACTAAAGCAATAAAACCAGGAAAAAACACAATTGCAATACAAATTTTTAGATGGACAGATGGTTCGTATTTAGAATGTCAGGATTTCTGGAGAATAAGCGGAATTGAACGTAGTATATCTCTTTACGCACAACCTAAAACACGTATTCAAGATATTGAAGTGAAATCGGTTTTAGATAGCGCTTACGAAACTGGTGTTTTTGAAAGTAACATTTCTATTGAAAATCACACCTCAAAAAAACAAAAAATTAGTGTTCATTATAAAATTTTAGACGACAAGAATGAGGTTGTACTTACTAAAGAAGTAAAAGCAAATTCTTTAAATAGTAAAAAAGCAGTTGTTAATTTTAAAGGATTAATTAAAAATGTAAAACAATGGAGTGCAGAGCATCCAAATTTATATACGTTATTAGTTGAATTAAAAGATAAAAAAGGCAAAACGTTGGAAGTAATTCCTCAAAAAATAGGCTTTAGATCTGTAGAAATTAAAAATGGATTGCTTTTAGTAAACGGACAACGAATTACCTTAAAAGGTGTAAATACGCAAGAACACAACCCAGAAACAGGGCATGTGGTACCAGAATCTCAAATTTTAAGAGACATTCAACTTTGGAAAGAAAATAATATTAATGCAGTTCGTTTAAGCCATTATCCGCAACAAAGAAGATTTTATGAGTTGTGTGATGAATACGGAATTTATGTTGTTGATGAAGCAAATATTGAGTCTCATGGTATGTATTATGGAGAGCATTCTTTGGCTAAAAAAGCAACTTGGGAAAATGCCCATGTAGACAGAATGGTAAGAATGGTGCAACGTGATAAAAACCATGCATCCGTTATTATTTGGTCTATGGGAAATGAAGCTGGTAACGGAATTAACTTTTACGCAGGTTACAAAGCCATAAAAGCAAATGACGCTACAAAAAGACCTGTACAATACGAACGACCATATAAAGATGAAGATGGTAGTTTGTTAGATATGGATTGGAATACCGATATTATTGTACCCCAATATCCGTCTCCTGCAACTTTCGAATACATTGGAAAGCACAAAACAGACAGACCATTTATACCAAGTGAATATGCACATGCAATGGGAAATAGTACAGGTAATTTTCAGGATTATTGGGATGTTATTGAACAATATGATAATTTACAAGGAGGTTTTATCTGGGATTGGGTAGATCAATCTATTTGGAAAACAAATAGTAAAGGTGAAAAGTATTATGCTTTTGGTGGTGATTATGGCGAAAATATGCCAACAGATAACTCTTTTTTAAACAACGGAATTGTATTTCCAGACAGAACACCTCAACCTGCCTTATATGAAGTTAAAAAAGCGCATGAATTTATCAACTTTAAAAATAGCGGCTATACCAAAAAAGATCAATTAAGAATTTTTATAGAAAACTTATACGATTTCACCAACTTAAACACATTTGATTTTGTTGCAAAAATTAAAGGTGATGGAAAGATTTTAAAAACAATAAAAATTAATTCAATAGACGTAGTACCACATATTGGTAAATTGGTAAGAGTAGATTTAAATGATGTACAATACAAAGAAAATACAGAATATTTTCTTGAAATAAGTGCCTTAACAAAAGATAGATGGGGCATTCTACCAAAAGGTTATGAAGTTGCACACGAGCAATTTAACTTAACCAAAAAGTATCAAAAAAGTGTTTCTGAAATTAAAAACTCAACAACACTAAACATCCATAAACAACCAAACGGAATTAAAGTTTCTAATAGTAATATAGATCTTTATTTTAGTAAAGACGAAGGAAGAATAACAACTTATAAATACAAAGGAAAAGAATTATTAAAAGAAGGAAAAGGACCAAAACCTAATTTTTGGAGAGCCGTTACAGATAATGATTTTGGAAGCCAAATGCACGTTAAAAATATAGAATGGAAAAAGGCTTCTTTATTTTCTAAAGTAGTAAAATTAGAGGCTTCTACATTAGACAACGGTAGCGTGTTTTTAAATGTAGTTTATGAATTACCAGGCGTAGAAACTACATTTGTTTCTAAGTATACAATTTACGGAAACGGTGTTGTAAAAATAGATAACACCCTAAATACTACAGAATATGGAGCAGATATACCAAGAATTGGTATGCGCATGCAACTTTTAAAAGAATTTGAAGAAATAACTTTTCTTGGAAGAGGTCCTTGGGAAAATTACCAAGACAGAAATAGTGCCGCATTTGTAGATGTTTATAACTCTAAAGTAAAAAACCAATATGTACCTTATATTAGACCTCAAGAAAACGGCTACAAAACAGATGTACGTTGGGTTGCCTTAGCAAACACAAATAATACAGGTTTATTAGTTCTTACAAATAACATTAAAAAAGGATTAGGTATTAGTGCTTTGCACATGCCAAATGAAGATTTTGATACTACTGCAGGATTGTCTTATGGCGGAAACACTAAAATTAATAAAGAGTATCAAATAGACGGAATCCCAAAAATAAACGCTTCTAAACACACTATTGATATTAAAGAACAAGATTTGGTACAATTAAATATCGATTTAGCACAACGAGGAGTTGCTGGTGATGATAGTTGGTATTCTAAACCACAAGAAAAATATTTAATTAAAGGCGATAAGAAACACAATTACAGCTTCTATTTAATTCCTTTTGAAAATAGTGATAAAGATGCTTTAATAGAAAAAAGCAAAATGTATATTGGAGAGTAA
- a CDS encoding hybrid sensor histidine kinase/response regulator transcription factor: MGFKKRCFLFFVMFIIGVVVRVNGQSNLNIKHISPLYKNKKIGISQIAHDSIGNIWMSSGAGILRYNGYSYNFIDKKEVFPEVDSNDRIHQICTDYYNNIWIKTTKGLLTKYNSRNGVFTTLDYLIKESVEIIKPIKKGLLLATTSGKIYTIYKNEAVYICTILNTNKTEKRISSIDFDGEKEFFISTYDGKVFNYSLKTKRLEEIIGDYTGYPGNIVLEADDEGKLWMGTEAHGLFVYNIKRKTFIQYSFLNGKTKGIVKEFFISIFYDSNGFIWCGTDGGGLYKINSKTGEILVYKNKFPNHFSISSNTIMNISEDLQKNIWLVTNHGHTNVIPKENNNVNYHKGSISSTPIRVLSIYKSNKETLWIGTDGNGLTRLEKNKKPKEYFNDIDNNFYIQSITEDDDADLWFGTYRNGLWKFDAKKALFSKIPVINKLNQKAKDVRSVFKDSKGRIWVGSIVSLNIYSKDEKLLASFNNKQDALNGVVVESIIEDHNNTIWLGQQNGGLYRFNENSKDLVQSTFTHYVDKNESPLPRILDMSLGKEGEIWFINQSFELKLFNTKTATFYEFKNLFPNKKHTFAAIEAQDSTNLWLSSFQGIHHFNTEKKEITSYYSSEGFQEEPYILRSGFKDKEGQVYFGGAKGINYFNPEKLEKLPIRKPIEANLFVTSIDILNKPAKQIIPEQITSEIFNVDHLNLKYNQSSFTIQFAAIGNIINPNYNYSYRLKGFDKEWKSTYSEVSATYTNIPSGEYLFEIKANEINQPLQVLNKQIRITISPPFWRNSYAYVFYLLILFIIIFTLSKWFLIRRKLLINKISRRQEKEFNKAKMNFFTKMSHEIQTPITLILGPIDNMLEKAELNGDLLLKERLQIIANNARRLSRIARDLTLVRNKDLNRLKLSVTQNNLKENIDQVSLSFKELARIKNIDFTINCPNNIGDIWYDKDKMEHILYNILGNSFKYTPKEGNIILTVKPINKKEVLKISISDSGSGIPKEELEDIFKLFYRSTNKNEAKGTGIGLALTKELVTLHKGRIKVDSSKSEGTTFTFKLPVSEDSYSDDEKITSSKKEIVKSISLETNLVKEPVVKSTINKTKKTILIVEDNFELQNFLQDLLLEEYNVILAENGREGSYLAKNNLPDLIISDVMMPEMDGIEMCEVLSKDNLTKHIPVILLTAKNSTQAKITGLKTGAIEYINKPFNSNELLLKINNIIAANDSIISKYRKELISNPKIKIEKSQDELFLESFNKIVNERLSDSNFKVEELSDKLNMSHSSLYRKCSSLTGLSLIDYIRQTRLNKAAVLLAKYGYNISEVAYMVGFNNPKYFSKSFKSQFNATPKSFKNKANTAKDMEEYLKEYNIDILDFE, from the coding sequence ATGGGTTTTAAAAAGAGGTGCTTTTTATTTTTTGTGATGTTTATAATTGGTGTTGTTGTTCGTGTGAATGGGCAAAGTAATTTGAATATAAAACACATAAGTCCTCTTTATAAAAATAAAAAAATTGGTATCAGTCAAATTGCACATGACTCAATAGGTAATATTTGGATGTCTAGTGGAGCTGGAATTTTAAGATACAATGGCTATTCCTATAATTTTATTGATAAAAAGGAGGTTTTTCCAGAAGTAGATTCAAACGATAGAATACATCAAATTTGTACGGATTACTATAATAATATTTGGATAAAAACGACTAAAGGTCTTTTAACTAAATACAACTCTAGAAATGGAGTTTTTACTACTCTAGATTATTTAATAAAGGAGTCTGTAGAAATTATTAAACCAATAAAAAAAGGGCTTTTATTAGCCACAACTTCAGGTAAAATTTATACTATTTATAAGAACGAGGCAGTATATATTTGTACAATTCTCAATACCAATAAAACAGAAAAACGAATTTCAAGTATCGATTTTGATGGAGAAAAAGAGTTTTTTATAAGTACTTATGATGGAAAAGTTTTTAACTATTCTTTAAAGACTAAACGTCTAGAAGAAATTATTGGAGATTATACTGGGTATCCAGGAAATATTGTTTTAGAGGCAGATGATGAAGGTAAACTTTGGATGGGTACTGAGGCTCACGGTTTATTTGTGTACAATATAAAACGAAAAACATTTATACAATACAGTTTTTTAAATGGTAAAACGAAAGGAATTGTCAAGGAATTTTTTATTAGTATTTTTTATGATTCAAATGGTTTTATTTGGTGTGGTACAGATGGTGGTGGTTTGTATAAAATTAATAGTAAAACGGGTGAGATCTTAGTTTATAAGAATAAATTTCCAAATCATTTTTCTATTAGTAGTAATACAATAATGAATATTAGTGAAGATTTGCAGAAAAATATTTGGCTAGTAACCAATCATGGTCATACAAACGTAATTCCGAAAGAAAATAACAACGTTAATTATCATAAAGGATCAATTTCTAGCACTCCCATTAGAGTTTTAAGTATCTATAAAAGTAATAAAGAAACTTTGTGGATAGGTACAGATGGCAATGGATTAACTAGGCTTGAAAAGAATAAAAAGCCAAAAGAATATTTTAATGATATTGATAATAATTTTTATATTCAATCTATTACAGAAGATGATGATGCAGATCTTTGGTTTGGAACTTATAGAAATGGACTTTGGAAATTTGATGCTAAAAAAGCACTATTTTCAAAGATACCTGTAATTAACAAGCTTAACCAAAAAGCAAAAGATGTTAGAAGCGTATTTAAAGATTCTAAGGGGCGTATTTGGGTAGGTTCTATTGTATCTTTAAATATCTATTCTAAAGACGAAAAATTATTAGCGAGCTTTAATAATAAGCAAGATGCTTTAAATGGTGTGGTTGTAGAAAGTATTATAGAAGATCACAACAATACCATTTGGCTGGGGCAACAGAATGGAGGGCTTTATAGATTTAATGAAAATAGTAAAGACTTAGTACAATCTACATTTACGCATTATGTTGATAAAAATGAGAGTCCGCTGCCTAGAATTTTAGATATGAGTTTAGGTAAAGAAGGAGAGATCTGGTTTATCAATCAGAGTTTTGAGCTTAAACTATTCAATACAAAAACAGCCACTTTTTATGAGTTTAAAAATTTATTTCCAAATAAAAAACACACTTTTGCAGCTATAGAAGCACAAGATTCAACTAATCTATGGTTGAGTTCTTTTCAGGGTATTCATCATTTTAATACAGAGAAAAAAGAGATAACTTCATATTATTCATCCGAAGGTTTTCAAGAAGAGCCTTATATATTAAGAAGTGGTTTTAAAGATAAAGAAGGTCAAGTTTATTTTGGAGGTGCTAAAGGAATTAATTATTTTAATCCTGAAAAATTAGAGAAACTTCCTATTAGAAAACCCATAGAAGCAAATCTATTTGTTACAAGTATTGATATTTTAAACAAACCCGCAAAACAGATTATTCCAGAACAAATAACTTCGGAAATTTTTAATGTTGATCATTTAAATTTAAAATACAATCAATCTTCTTTTACCATTCAATTTGCAGCTATTGGTAATATTATTAATCCGAATTATAACTATTCTTATCGTTTAAAAGGTTTTGATAAAGAATGGAAATCTACCTATTCAGAAGTTTCTGCAACGTATACAAACATACCTTCAGGTGAATATCTTTTCGAGATTAAAGCTAATGAAATTAATCAACCGTTACAGGTTTTGAATAAGCAAATTAGGATTACAATATCACCACCATTCTGGAGAAATTCTTATGCTTATGTCTTTTACTTGTTAATTCTATTTATCATCATTTTTACCCTTTCTAAATGGTTTTTAATTAGAAGAAAATTATTAATAAATAAAATTAGTAGACGACAAGAAAAAGAGTTTAATAAAGCAAAAATGAATTTCTTTACAAAAATGTCTCATGAAATTCAAACACCAATAACTCTAATTCTTGGACCTATAGACAATATGCTAGAAAAGGCAGAACTCAATGGAGATTTGCTTCTTAAAGAACGTTTACAGATTATTGCAAACAATGCACGTAGGTTATCTAGAATTGCTAGAGATTTAACTTTGGTTAGAAATAAAGATTTAAATAGGTTAAAATTATCCGTAACACAAAATAACTTAAAAGAAAACATAGACCAGGTTTCTTTGTCCTTTAAAGAATTAGCAAGAATTAAAAATATTGATTTTACAATAAATTGTCCTAATAATATTGGAGATATTTGGTATGATAAAGATAAAATGGAACATATTTTATATAATATTTTAGGAAACTCTTTTAAATACACCCCTAAAGAAGGGAATATTATATTAACGGTTAAACCCATAAATAAAAAGGAAGTTTTAAAAATTTCTATATCAGATTCTGGTAGCGGAATTCCAAAAGAGGAGTTAGAAGATATTTTTAAATTATTCTATAGATCTACAAACAAAAATGAAGCAAAAGGAACGGGGATAGGTTTAGCACTTACCAAAGAATTGGTAACTTTACACAAAGGAAGAATTAAAGTAGATAGCTCTAAGTCTGAAGGCACCACTTTTACATTTAAATTACCGGTTTCTGAAGATTCTTATTCTGATGATGAAAAAATTACATCAAGTAAAAAAGAGATTGTTAAAAGTATTTCATTAGAAACAAATTTGGTAAAAGAACCTGTAGTAAAAAGTACTATTAACAAAACTAAAAAGACAATTTTAATTGTTGAAGATAATTTTGAGTTACAAAACTTTCTACAAGATTTATTGTTAGAGGAGTACAATGTTATACTCGCAGAAAATGGTAGAGAAGGTAGTTATTTAGCCAAAAATAACCTACCAGATTTAATAATTAGTGATGTAATGATGCCAGAAATGGATGGTATAGAAATGTGTGAAGTGTTATCTAAAGATAATTTAACAAAACACATTCCTGTAATTTTATTAACAGCAAAAAACTCTACCCAAGCAAAAATTACGGGTTTAAAAACGGGGGCAATTGAGTATATAAATAAACCTTTTAATTCCAACGAATTATTGTTGAAAATTAATAATATAATTGCTGCAAACGATTCAATTATATCTAAATATAGAAAAGAATTAATAAGTAACCCTAAAATAAAAATAGAAAAATCGCAAGATGAACTCTTTTTAGAAAGTTTTAATAAAATTGTAAATGAACGCCTAAGTGATTCTAATTTTAAGGTAGAGGAATTATCCGATAAATTAAATATGAGTCATTCTAGTTTGTATAGAAAATGTTCTTCGCTAACAGGGTTGAGTCTTATTGATTATATTAGACAAACGCGTTTAAATAAAGCGGCCGTTTTATTAGCCAAATACGGATATAATATTTCTGAAGTTGCTTATATGGTTGGTTTTAACAACCCTAAATATTTTTCAAAAAGTTTTAAATCGCAATTTAATGCGACTCCTAAGTCTTTTAAAAATAAGGCAAATACAGCTAAAGATATGGAGGAGTATTTAAAAGAATACAACATAGATATCTTGGACTTCGAATAA
- a CDS encoding GMC oxidoreductase: MSKNKNTFDAIVIGTGISGGWAAKELCEGGLKTLVLERGRNVTHITDYKTANAEIWELDYSNKSSNEDIEKQGKQARTGFVTNQAYKHWFVNDLKHPYNETKRFDWIRGYQVGGRSLTWGRQSLRLSDLDFTANKKENIAIDWPIRYKDIASWYTYVEKFIGVSGEALNLPQLPDGHFSPAFPLNCVEQEFKNKIGENYENRFLTMGRFANITGKSVHENRHACVNRNRCMRGCPLGGYFSSNSSTLPAANKTGNMMLRPNSIAYEIIYDDEKKKATGVKVIDTLTKVVYIYYAEIIFCCASTVASTSILMQSKSKRFPNGLGNDSGELGHNLMDHHFRVGATGTHSGFKGVGYENTRPTSFHIVRFQNLGDEKSKKEYLRGYSFQGAASRRDWKHLIKELNFGLELKESLKKQGPWRIGIIGFGECLPYHENKIVLDYNKKDEWGLPTITFDCEFKENEKRMRVDMKKEAIEMLTKAGFSDVKGFEDAFVPGHAIHEMGTARMGNNPKTSVLNKNNQIHNVPNVYVTDGSCMTSSGNQNPSLTYMALTARAANHAIQLFKKQNS, translated from the coding sequence ATGAGTAAAAACAAAAATACTTTTGATGCAATTGTAATAGGAACTGGAATTTCTGGCGGATGGGCAGCAAAAGAACTTTGTGAAGGTGGTTTAAAAACTTTGGTGTTAGAAAGAGGTAGAAATGTAACCCATATTACAGATTATAAAACAGCTAATGCAGAAATATGGGAGTTAGATTATAGTAATAAGTCATCTAACGAAGATATAGAGAAACAGGGCAAACAAGCTAGAACAGGCTTTGTTACCAACCAAGCATATAAACATTGGTTTGTAAACGATTTAAAACATCCTTATAATGAAACCAAAAGGTTCGATTGGATTAGAGGGTATCAAGTTGGCGGACGCTCTCTAACTTGGGGCAGACAATCATTAAGGTTAAGCGATTTAGATTTTACTGCAAATAAAAAGGAAAATATTGCGATAGATTGGCCTATTAGGTATAAAGACATTGCATCTTGGTACACGTATGTAGAAAAGTTTATTGGTGTAAGTGGTGAGGCTTTAAACCTACCGCAATTGCCAGATGGTCATTTTTCGCCTGCTTTTCCGTTGAATTGTGTAGAGCAAGAATTTAAAAATAAGATAGGTGAAAATTACGAGAATCGATTTTTAACTATGGGTAGGTTTGCTAATATTACAGGGAAAAGTGTTCATGAGAATAGACATGCGTGCGTCAATAGAAATAGATGCATGAGAGGTTGTCCTTTGGGGGGGTATTTTAGTAGTAATTCATCTACACTACCTGCGGCAAACAAAACAGGGAATATGATGTTAAGACCAAATTCTATTGCCTATGAAATTATTTATGATGATGAAAAAAAGAAAGCAACAGGTGTTAAAGTTATAGATACACTAACCAAAGTGGTGTACATTTATTATGCAGAAATTATTTTCTGTTGCGCTTCTACAGTTGCATCTACAAGCATATTAATGCAATCTAAATCGAAACGCTTCCCTAACGGATTAGGGAACGATTCTGGTGAGTTAGGACATAATTTAATGGACCATCATTTTAGAGTAGGAGCAACAGGAACTCATAGTGGCTTTAAAGGTGTTGGTTATGAAAATACGAGACCTACTAGTTTTCATATTGTTCGTTTTCAGAATTTGGGTGATGAAAAATCTAAAAAAGAATATCTAAGAGGTTATTCTTTTCAGGGAGCAGCAAGTAGAAGAGATTGGAAACATCTTATAAAAGAATTGAATTTTGGTTTAGAATTAAAAGAAAGTCTAAAAAAGCAAGGTCCTTGGCGAATAGGAATTATCGGTTTTGGAGAATGTCTTCCATATCATGAAAATAAAATTGTCTTGGATTACAATAAAAAAGACGAATGGGGTTTGCCTACAATTACGTTTGATTGTGAGTTTAAAGAGAATGAAAAACGAATGAGAGTAGATATGAAAAAGGAAGCCATAGAAATGCTAACAAAAGCAGGTTTTTCTGATGTAAAAGGATTCGAAGATGCTTTTGTTCCTGGTCATGCAATTCATGAAATGGGAACAGCAAGAATGGGTAATAATCCAAAAACGTCTGTTTTAAATAAAAATAACCAAATTCATAATGTGCCAAATGTGTATGTAACCGATGGTTCTTGTATGACTTCTTCTGGTAACCAAAATCCATCTTTAACATATATGGCTTTAACGGCAAGAGCAGCAAATCATGCAATACAACTG